Proteins from a single region of Geothrix sp. PMB-07:
- a CDS encoding ATP-dependent endonuclease yields MIGPGDSCKSTLLDAIELVHYPRWNVVFDDSDFFNADPSNPIVITSTICDFPADWIKDDRFGLNLRGWGPDGLLDEPQDDLLKVLSIQMKVDGNLEPEWRIVNDRTPEGRPISARDREKLGVFRLGNSPDYHLGWSRTSILSRLTTETDDLPKLMAEVSRSAMEAVRPDLLPSLKAASAEVQKSAKVVGYAPRVALQPLLDAKAISFGSGAIALHDGKIPVRRAGLGSRRLLTMSIQRGLSLSGGLCLVDEIEHGLEPHRLRRLLQVLRAPKSSPSDSPSDQTFVTSHAPIVLAELKATELFVVRTSDGSVTIGQIPGDLQPLVRTETEAFLARKIIVCEGKTELGFLRGIDNDLWERKGESFSLKALALANGNGRSSGPQRAKELAGLGYSVLYFGDSDDPLSIGEAELTSLGIKVVLWADNFAFEDRLAHDLPWDGIVALLDLAEKNRGLELVLASVAKAFLPGKISLPREYSAWLEAGASSGISESEMRRAIGKAANIGEWFKRVDRAEPVASLVRTYWAALKEKDSGKKICEVTAWAGLRD; encoded by the coding sequence TTGATCGGTCCAGGAGACTCCTGTAAATCTACACTTTTAGATGCGATCGAGTTAGTCCATTACCCTCGATGGAATGTCGTATTCGATGACTCCGACTTCTTCAATGCGGACCCCAGTAATCCAATTGTCATTACTTCAACTATCTGCGACTTTCCGGCTGATTGGATCAAGGACGACAGGTTCGGACTGAATCTGCGGGGATGGGGGCCAGATGGCCTTTTGGATGAGCCTCAGGATGACCTTTTGAAGGTTCTATCAATTCAGATGAAGGTAGATGGGAACCTGGAGCCGGAATGGCGGATTGTGAATGACCGAACTCCAGAAGGTCGCCCGATTTCAGCAAGAGACCGCGAAAAACTTGGCGTCTTCAGACTTGGCAATTCACCCGACTATCACCTTGGCTGGAGCCGTACATCCATCCTTAGCCGACTCACCACGGAAACTGATGATCTCCCAAAACTGATGGCGGAGGTGAGCCGCTCGGCAATGGAGGCAGTGAGACCGGACTTATTGCCAAGTTTGAAGGCGGCGTCTGCCGAGGTTCAAAAGTCGGCCAAAGTTGTTGGGTACGCCCCGAGGGTGGCCTTGCAGCCACTTCTCGATGCGAAGGCCATCTCCTTTGGGTCTGGAGCTATCGCGCTGCATGACGGGAAAATCCCTGTGAGACGAGCAGGCCTTGGTTCTCGGAGGTTGTTGACGATGAGCATCCAACGGGGACTGTCCCTTTCTGGTGGATTGTGCTTGGTTGATGAGATCGAACACGGACTTGAGCCACATCGTCTTCGGAGGCTCCTACAAGTTCTCCGTGCTCCGAAGTCTTCCCCCAGCGACTCACCGTCGGATCAGACTTTTGTGACCTCTCACGCTCCGATCGTCTTGGCCGAACTGAAGGCTACCGAGTTGTTCGTCGTTAGGACTTCCGATGGATCCGTCACCATCGGCCAGATTCCTGGGGACCTTCAGCCCCTCGTGCGTACCGAAACTGAGGCGTTCCTGGCCAGGAAGATCATCGTCTGCGAAGGAAAAACGGAGCTTGGGTTCCTACGGGGTATTGATAACGATCTTTGGGAAAGAAAGGGTGAGTCCTTCAGCTTGAAAGCGCTTGCCTTGGCCAACGGCAATGGGCGAAGTTCAGGTCCTCAGAGAGCCAAGGAACTTGCCGGTTTGGGCTACTCGGTGCTCTATTTCGGAGACTCCGATGACCCACTTTCGATTGGAGAGGCGGAACTCACTTCGCTAGGCATTAAGGTTGTCCTTTGGGCCGATAACTTTGCTTTTGAGGACCGACTTGCCCATGACCTTCCTTGGGATGGCATCGTGGCCTTGCTCGATTTGGCAGAGAAGAATAGGGGATTGGAACTGGTCCTGGCCTCGGTCGCGAAAGCTTTTTTACCTGGCAAGATCTCCCTGCCGAGGGAGTATTCGGCATGGCTTGAGGCCGGAGCCTCATCTGGCATTTCGGAATCCGAAATGCGGAGGGCGATCGGGAAGGCAGCCAATATAGGCGAGTGGTTCAAGAGGGTCGATCGTGCGGAACCTGTTGCGTCGCTGGTTAGGACGTATTGGGCGGCACTGAAGGAAAAGGATTCTGGTAAGAAGATCTGCGAAGTTACTGCATGGGCAGGTCTTCGTGATTGA
- a CDS encoding UvrD-helicase domain-containing protein, protein MAIEAPAGTGKTTLISSAVALSKAENQLVLTHTHAGVGAIRRALHRHGVSSKMCHVDTIASWALWYAQSYPGMSGLKITEPDKDDWEEVYRCATALLIHKAIRQVVKESYAGLYVDEYQDCTPSQHRLIVELAGILPCRVLGDPLQSIFEFTKEGVVSWESDVVSAFSIHAGPTEPWRWKGRNPRLGRWLVEVRRALLNNEPIDLRNAPISWKPIGNKPAQRVQIAAAKFLRHAPGESVVAIHKWAPGVHKISGLLGGSYSGIEPIECPDLFKFAKMIQESSGLVRAVAVIDFASNCMTHLGSHLSSIRASLVAGNIPRSQKAKAELEALVRVAESDQADAVIAALAVLREIPGCALYRRELFDAMRRSLLNSNAHDEDALSASAWKTRNATRHIGRRLANHSVGTTLLVKGLEFDHAVILDAEAVGNTKEHLYVALTRGSQSLTVVSRSALLTPSG, encoded by the coding sequence GTGGCAATCGAGGCTCCGGCTGGCACTGGGAAGACCACACTGATTTCCTCGGCTGTCGCACTATCCAAAGCAGAAAACCAACTTGTATTGACGCATACACACGCAGGAGTGGGGGCCATACGCCGGGCTCTTCATCGACATGGCGTCTCCTCGAAGATGTGTCATGTCGACACGATCGCAAGTTGGGCCCTCTGGTATGCCCAGTCCTACCCTGGAATGTCGGGCTTGAAGATCACTGAACCAGATAAGGATGATTGGGAAGAAGTCTATCGATGCGCCACAGCCTTGTTGATACACAAGGCTATCCGGCAGGTGGTCAAGGAATCCTATGCAGGGCTGTATGTAGACGAGTACCAGGATTGCACGCCTTCCCAACACAGATTGATCGTTGAACTGGCTGGAATCCTTCCTTGCAGGGTGTTGGGAGATCCCCTCCAGAGCATTTTCGAGTTCACGAAGGAGGGAGTTGTCTCATGGGAGTCGGATGTCGTTTCGGCCTTTTCGATCCATGCAGGGCCAACAGAACCTTGGCGCTGGAAAGGGCGAAATCCACGGCTTGGCAGATGGTTAGTGGAGGTTAGAAGGGCACTCCTCAATAATGAACCGATAGATCTAAGGAATGCTCCCATCAGTTGGAAGCCGATCGGCAATAAGCCCGCCCAGCGAGTCCAGATCGCCGCGGCCAAGTTCCTCCGACACGCGCCTGGTGAATCAGTTGTCGCAATCCACAAATGGGCTCCTGGCGTTCATAAGATTTCTGGTCTTTTGGGAGGATCCTACTCCGGCATCGAACCGATCGAATGCCCCGACCTCTTCAAATTCGCCAAAATGATTCAGGAGTCCTCGGGATTGGTCCGAGCTGTGGCGGTTATCGATTTCGCATCAAATTGCATGACCCACCTTGGATCCCACTTGTCCTCGATCCGAGCCTCACTGGTCGCTGGCAACATCCCGAGAAGCCAGAAAGCCAAAGCTGAGCTTGAAGCTCTGGTACGGGTGGCTGAATCCGATCAGGCGGATGCCGTCATTGCTGCTCTTGCAGTTCTTAGAGAAATACCGGGGTGCGCTCTGTATCGGAGAGAGCTATTTGACGCCATGCGGAGATCTCTTTTAAATTCCAATGCACACGATGAGGATGCTCTATCCGCATCTGCCTGGAAGACACGAAATGCGACTCGCCATATCGGTCGGAGGCTGGCTAATCATTCGGTTGGAACAACCCTGTTAGTGAAAGGTCTTGAATTTGATCATGCGGTGATTCTTGATGCGGAAGCTGTAGGCAACACAAAAGAGCATCTTTATGTAGCACTTACTAGGGGATCACAGTCTCTAACGGTCGTTTCTAGGAGTGCATTGCTGACCCCAAGTGGGTAA
- a CDS encoding SOS response-associated peptidase, protein MCTQAAFLAMRGKIKERLLQQGAGPTTPTLPPNPRIRPTDQMPIVRLHGCEWLTEARSWKLIPHWVKPEDFPKWKAYSTWNARDDEVATKPSWRGPFKAKRCLLVLEGFYEKKVLFTNSDPNEMIVIAGLFDDWGLEGSEIRSCTMITTEPNDLIAPFHHRMPAILGPESWDLWLAHSTTKESLQRLLRPCPPEWLNQIA, encoded by the coding sequence ATGTGTACCCAGGCAGCGTTCCTGGCCATGAGGGGGAAGATAAAGGAACGGCTGCTCCAACAGGGCGCCGGACCCACGACCCCGACATTACCGCCCAACCCTCGCATCCGGCCAACAGACCAGATGCCGATCGTGCGGCTTCACGGCTGTGAGTGGCTAACCGAAGCGCGTAGCTGGAAGCTTATTCCGCACTGGGTCAAGCCAGAGGACTTCCCGAAGTGGAAGGCCTATAGCACCTGGAATGCGCGAGACGATGAAGTGGCCACCAAACCGAGTTGGCGCGGCCCCTTCAAGGCAAAGCGATGCCTCCTCGTTCTAGAAGGGTTTTATGAGAAGAAGGTGCTCTTCACCAACAGCGACCCAAACGAAATGATTGTGATCGCAGGCCTCTTCGATGATTGGGGACTCGAAGGCAGTGAAATCCGCAGTTGTACAATGATCACGACCGAACCAAATGACCTGATAGCCCCATTTCACCATCGGATGCCCGCAATCCTCGGACCGGAATCCTGGGATTTGTGGTTGGCACATTCGACAACGAAGGAAAGTCTACAGCGACTGCTTCGTCCCTGCCCGCCGGAATGGCTGAATCAGATTGCATAG
- a CDS encoding single-stranded DNA-binding protein, giving the protein MSNTTVITGNLGNVPEIQTFNSGKIKATFSIASEVRDAQGNKTTQWHRISLWGKRAERAAQMLYKGAKVLVHGQEAERPYTDKNGESRVAVEFSAQNFYLLAKPVRTQA; this is encoded by the coding sequence ATGTCCAATACCACCGTCATCACCGGCAACCTCGGTAACGTCCCTGAAATTCAAACATTCAATTCCGGCAAGATCAAAGCCACCTTCAGCATCGCCTCCGAAGTTCGCGACGCTCAGGGCAACAAGACCACCCAGTGGCACCGAATCAGCCTCTGGGGCAAGCGTGCCGAGCGCGCCGCTCAGATGCTCTACAAGGGCGCGAAGGTCCTCGTCCACGGCCAGGAAGCAGAGCGCCCCTATACCGACAAGAATGGGGAAAGCCGCGTCGCCGTTGAGTTCTCTGCGCAGAACTTCTATTTGCTAGCCAAGCCTGTGAGGACGCAGGCCTAA
- a CDS encoding zincin-like metallopeptidase domain-containing protein yields the protein MNQETDHARANAASWMDSINAFVEARSQETWARLEDLREERGECRDTANPMSCDDLAELERRESLLDDYDDAEAARERAQEPILSVEVRSGWNNPSETMKAEEFMILLPETPPAPVEFDLIVEAEALWEAMPQRPKMTHGGDRACYIPGWDEIRMPNRAAFPTAEGFYETLFHEAGHSTGHSSRLNRKEVMAGGMFGLRAYSLEELVAELSAVLS from the coding sequence ATGAACCAAGAAACCGACCATGCACGCGCCAACGCAGCTTCCTGGATGGATTCCATCAATGCCTTCGTTGAAGCCAGGAGCCAAGAAACCTGGGCTCGCCTGGAAGATCTGCGCGAGGAACGCGGCGAATGCCGTGACACAGCGAATCCGATGAGCTGTGATGACCTAGCCGAACTTGAGCGACGAGAGTCCCTGCTTGATGATTACGACGATGCGGAGGCAGCCCGTGAGCGGGCTCAAGAACCTATCCTCTCAGTTGAGGTTCGCTCCGGTTGGAATAACCCCAGCGAAACCATGAAAGCCGAAGAATTCATGATCCTGTTACCCGAGACACCTCCGGCACCTGTCGAATTCGACCTCATTGTCGAGGCAGAGGCCCTGTGGGAGGCGATGCCGCAGCGCCCCAAGATGACCCACGGCGGCGACCGCGCCTGCTACATCCCAGGCTGGGATGAGATTCGGATGCCGAATCGCGCTGCATTCCCCACGGCCGAGGGTTTCTACGAGACCCTTTTCCACGAAGCTGGACACAGCACCGGCCACAGTTCCCGGCTGAACCGGAAAGAGGTCATGGCTGGCGGGATGTTCGGCTTACGGGCTTACTCCTTGGAGGAGCTTGTGGCTGAGCTATCTGCCGTACTTTCCTGA
- a CDS encoding Fic family protein: MSKLVVSPEIFFFPKIETIIDPDFAMDGLLKQKFTILDELIKKLEFNNYLSDYFIQEDLFSARYKIVARMELGSDIKNYLKNRAILIRYCFELVCSKEYEQEKITLTQLIILHKNLKRISASNLKSEFRKNKGFIGTSNKDIYIETLGPEHIESYLEKLFDLINNEKIPKISRIAIFYMGFLTIHPFEDGNGRVARIYASLLFYQLGIISLPVFNLSATLEKHQFNFMTASHAALLKNDWNIFFQFFYSIVYECLEQHIRVAKDLLDLETSMTLTFKNNNFSTFVIKKIIRALYLAPISSRSELRRYSGLSLVDFQKCISVLLSENKVQLENNNIVFSALGKIVWNKDWEAAVAEDNKQEVPSGLIPINFDAN; this comes from the coding sequence ATGAGCAAATTGGTTGTTTCACCTGAAATTTTCTTTTTCCCAAAAATTGAAACTATAATTGACCCTGATTTCGCCATGGATGGCTTACTTAAACAAAAATTTACTATTCTTGATGAACTTATCAAAAAATTAGAATTCAATAATTATTTATCCGACTATTTCATTCAAGAGGACCTATTTAGTGCAAGGTATAAAATCGTAGCTCGGATGGAACTCGGGAGTGACATAAAAAATTATCTGAAAAACCGAGCAATATTAATTCGATACTGCTTTGAATTGGTTTGTAGTAAAGAGTATGAACAGGAAAAAATAACCTTAACTCAGTTGATAATTTTACATAAAAATTTAAAACGAATATCGGCCTCAAATTTGAAATCTGAATTCCGAAAAAACAAAGGATTTATCGGAACTAGCAATAAAGATATCTATATTGAAACATTAGGGCCAGAGCATATAGAATCCTACCTAGAAAAATTGTTTGATCTCATTAATAATGAAAAAATTCCTAAAATTTCACGAATTGCAATTTTTTATATGGGATTTCTTACCATTCATCCATTTGAGGATGGGAACGGAAGAGTGGCAAGGATTTATGCTTCCTTATTGTTCTATCAATTAGGGATTATATCATTACCAGTATTCAATTTATCTGCGACACTTGAAAAGCACCAATTTAATTTCATGACAGCAAGTCATGCGGCTCTGTTGAAAAATGATTGGAATATTTTTTTCCAATTTTTTTACTCAATTGTGTACGAATGCCTGGAGCAGCATATTCGGGTTGCTAAAGATTTGTTAGATCTTGAAACCTCGATGACTCTTACATTTAAAAATAATAATTTTTCGACTTTTGTAATAAAAAAAATAATTAGGGCGCTATACTTGGCACCAATTTCTAGCCGATCAGAATTAAGACGATACTCTGGACTATCACTTGTCGATTTCCAAAAATGCATCAGCGTTTTATTATCAGAAAATAAGGTTCAGCTTGAAAATAATAATATTGTATTTTCAGCATTGGGAAAAATCGTATGGAATAAAGATTGGGAGGCGGCGGTGGCTGAAGATAATAAGCAGGAGGTTCCATCAGGATTAATACCAATTAATTTTGATGCAAATTAA
- a CDS encoding IS3 family transposase yields MSGASQRKEGAAYLTATGFSQRRAARAMGLSRSYVRYSRRVKLDGLDERIVQLAHANPRYGHRRVWALLRRLQLRVNLKRVHRVFKAHGLQVRRRPKKHLRTGQHVPMKSGYPNQVWSYDFVHDSCLNGEVVKCLTLTDEFTKEALVIEVASSFKAEEVMQVLKRLFQTRGWPAFLRSDNGPEFIAHDLQVWLMATGAQTFYIPPGSPWANGVAESFNSKFRDECLNMEAFSSLAEAKVIVEAWRRRYNEERPHSSLGYLTPTEFRCTIELAQLGLPATGALPPDPRDLSLWAPPVEANALTEKARAFPLANTVRCISEALKSLPSVALPSPEMEAKLPSPGSSWPTGH; encoded by the coding sequence ATGAGTGGCGCGTCGCAGCGAAAGGAGGGGGCGGCATACCTGACGGCCACCGGCTTCTCCCAGCGGCGCGCTGCCCGGGCCATGGGCCTGAGCCGTTCCTATGTCCGGTATTCACGCCGGGTGAAACTGGATGGGCTGGACGAGCGGATCGTCCAGCTTGCCCATGCCAACCCCCGCTATGGCCACCGGCGCGTCTGGGCCCTCCTGAGGCGGCTCCAGCTCCGGGTGAACCTGAAACGGGTCCACCGGGTTTTCAAAGCCCATGGCCTCCAGGTCCGGCGGCGTCCCAAAAAGCACCTCCGGACCGGCCAGCATGTGCCGATGAAATCCGGGTATCCCAACCAGGTCTGGTCCTACGACTTCGTCCACGACAGCTGCCTGAACGGCGAGGTCGTGAAGTGCCTGACGCTCACCGACGAGTTTACGAAGGAGGCGTTGGTCATCGAAGTGGCCTCCTCCTTCAAGGCCGAGGAGGTCATGCAGGTCCTCAAACGCTTGTTCCAGACCCGGGGATGGCCCGCATTCCTGCGCAGTGACAACGGCCCCGAGTTCATCGCCCATGACCTCCAGGTCTGGCTGATGGCCACCGGTGCCCAGACCTTCTACATCCCCCCGGGCTCGCCCTGGGCCAACGGCGTGGCCGAGAGCTTCAACAGCAAGTTCCGGGACGAATGCCTGAACATGGAGGCCTTCTCCAGCCTGGCTGAGGCCAAGGTCATCGTCGAAGCCTGGCGCCGTCGCTACAACGAGGAGCGCCCGCACAGCAGCCTGGGCTACCTCACCCCAACCGAGTTCCGCTGCACCATTGAACTGGCTCAGCTCGGTCTCCCTGCGACGGGGGCTCTGCCCCCGGACCCCCGGGATTTATCGCTTTGGGCACCCCCGGTGGAGGCCAACGCCCTGACAGAAAAGGCCAGGGCGTTTCCCCTGGCCAACACCGTCCGGTGCATCTCCGAAGCGCTCAAGTCGCTTCCCAGCGTTGCTCTACCCTCTCCGGAGATGGAAGCCAAGCTACCATCTCCTGGAAGCTCCTGGCCAACCGGCCATTAG
- a CDS encoding transposase, producing MRTSKFTEEQIVGLLREAEKGEQTVDALCRARGITAQTFYRWRKKYGGVEVSDVRHMRQLEKENAQLKRLLAERELDIAALKTVLRKK from the coding sequence ATGAGGACAAGCAAGTTCACCGAGGAGCAGATCGTGGGGCTTCTCAGAGAGGCGGAGAAGGGGGAGCAGACGGTCGATGCCCTCTGCCGGGCCCGTGGGATCACGGCGCAGACCTTCTATCGATGGCGAAAGAAGTATGGCGGAGTCGAGGTTTCCGATGTCCGGCACATGCGGCAGCTTGAGAAGGAGAACGCCCAGCTCAAGCGCCTTCTGGCAGAACGGGAGCTGGATATCGCAGCCCTGAAAACGGTTCTCCGAAAAAAATGA
- a CDS encoding protein kinase → MSDTALKPAERLTGLTLEGGWKVTTRQNRGPSSTGGCFSIGYFVEHESGRKAFLKALDFSRALTSPDPARAIQSLTESYNFERDVLRLCRDKRLDRVATAIAEGTVRIPGSGDAGAVPYLIFELADGDVRSQIDFSKRFDIALRLRALHHISTGLWQLHKQTIAHQDLKPSNVLVFNNDESRITDLGRAAVQGKTPPHDNCIVPGDPSYAPPELMYNHTSDSWFIRRQGCDLYHLGSMIVFFFAGTAMTPELLKEIPTSHHPWNWTGTYPEVLPVVRKAFGDVIEQLKSAIEPEYREVLTDLIIQLCDPDLGRRGYPKARGNSAMQYSLERYVSKFDLIATKAEFSFRKKV, encoded by the coding sequence ATGTCGGATACGGCGCTGAAACCTGCTGAGCGACTTACAGGATTAACCCTTGAAGGCGGGTGGAAGGTTACTACGCGCCAGAATAGAGGCCCAAGTTCTACCGGCGGTTGTTTCTCCATTGGATATTTTGTAGAGCATGAATCAGGGCGAAAGGCCTTCTTGAAGGCTCTCGATTTTTCGAGAGCCTTGACTTCTCCAGACCCTGCTCGCGCTATCCAGTCGCTAACCGAGAGCTACAACTTCGAAAGGGATGTCCTTCGACTTTGTCGGGACAAGAGGCTCGACAGAGTTGCAACTGCAATTGCTGAAGGCACGGTTCGTATTCCCGGAAGTGGCGATGCCGGTGCCGTTCCCTATCTTATTTTTGAACTAGCCGATGGAGATGTACGCTCTCAAATCGATTTTTCAAAACGATTCGACATAGCACTGCGACTCCGCGCCTTGCACCATATTTCAACCGGCCTATGGCAACTCCATAAGCAGACTATTGCTCATCAAGATTTGAAACCATCAAATGTACTCGTTTTTAACAATGATGAATCTCGAATCACGGATCTTGGAAGGGCTGCCGTTCAGGGAAAGACACCGCCTCATGACAATTGCATCGTTCCTGGCGATCCAAGCTATGCCCCTCCAGAGCTGATGTACAACCACACAAGCGATAGTTGGTTTATCCGTAGGCAGGGCTGTGACCTATACCACCTCGGAAGCATGATTGTGTTCTTTTTCGCAGGAACAGCCATGACTCCGGAATTGCTAAAAGAAATTCCAACCTCACACCATCCATGGAACTGGACTGGAACATATCCAGAAGTACTTCCCGTTGTTCGCAAGGCCTTCGGAGATGTGATTGAACAACTAAAGTCTGCCATCGAACCTGAGTACCGAGAGGTATTGACTGATCTTATCATTCAACTTTGCGATCCCGATCTAGGTCGGCGTGGATACCCAAAAGCTCGTGGAAATAGTGCAATGCAATACTCACTTGAACGGTACGTATCGAAGTTTGATCTGATTGCCACAAAGGCAGAGTTCAGCTTCAGAAAGAAAGTGTGA
- a CDS encoding ParA family protein, with protein sequence MLISLINLKGGSGKTTYSKELAALLAEFGLLAKGLDLNPENGDFGAWAELATLPCRSLYPADLGLLEQAAKGKQTYIADCPPWEGEETRTALAYSAGILVPVGPSPQDLRGLGRTLDLVRAAKANANPELRVAILGTNYRANTGWWRSWAAAVEAAASPEEGIFFAGLVQERQGLVDAFGRGVAACQQPNAAGVEVREAMLRVVEILGLGIPAPVVQEVL encoded by the coding sequence ATGCTCATCAGTCTCATCAACCTCAAGGGTGGCTCTGGGAAAACCACCTACTCCAAGGAGCTGGCCGCACTCCTGGCGGAGTTTGGCCTCCTCGCCAAGGGTCTGGACTTGAACCCGGAGAACGGCGATTTCGGGGCTTGGGCCGAACTGGCGACCCTTCCCTGCCGCAGCCTCTACCCGGCCGACCTCGGCCTGCTCGAACAGGCGGCCAAGGGCAAACAAACCTACATAGCCGACTGTCCTCCTTGGGAGGGAGAGGAGACCCGCACTGCCTTAGCCTATTCGGCGGGAATTCTGGTGCCCGTTGGCCCCAGCCCACAGGACCTGCGCGGCCTCGGGCGAACTCTGGACCTGGTTCGCGCCGCGAAGGCAAATGCAAACCCTGAGTTGCGCGTGGCGATCCTCGGAACAAACTACCGTGCCAACACTGGCTGGTGGCGGAGCTGGGCAGCGGCTGTGGAAGCCGCAGCCAGCCCAGAGGAGGGCATCTTTTTCGCGGGGCTCGTCCAGGAGCGCCAGGGCCTGGTCGATGCTTTTGGCCGCGGTGTTGCCGCGTGCCAACAACCCAACGCCGCTGGGGTGGAGGTCCGCGAGGCGATGCTCCGTGTTGTGGAAATCCTCGGCCTCGGCATCCCGGCTCCCGTTGTGCAGGAGGTTTTGTGA